The stretch of DNA AAATTTAAATCATGGTTTTCTCTTGtgattttgtgattttgttattcttatgaaaaaaaaaaacaattttcattttttatgcagaagtatttataagttttatcattttttttttcttgaaaaattatttAACCAGATGTACCAGGACATAAAAGTTATGCACCcgctggtgtttttttttacaattgcagACACATGACTTCCTCATCACTGAACTTCACAATTACAAAATGTCAATACTACACTTGTATTGTGTATTTCAGAGAATTTCGTAGTCTTTCTACTACAGAAGAGAATAATGAATGGGCGCATGTGAACAAAGATGAGCCGACAAAGTCAGAAAATCTGAATGTTGATGAGTGTAGGGATTCGAATAATTCTGATATTAGTTCATCGTTTTCTGATGAAGAGGATAGATTGACTGAATACCCTTCTGTAACTTTAGTTGCATACGTTAATTCTGGTGAACATGACTCTGGAGTTTCTTCTAATACAGAAAAATCATCTTCGCCAGAGCTTTTAAAACCAAATTCTAGTCAAAGAACTTCAGAAACAATACATTCAGATACAACTAATGTTCAagttgattttgaaaatgatcatCAAGTTTCTGACAATTTTAGTATCAATACAACCAAAAGATAAACATTAGGGATGCTGGTGTTTTAATATGCAATTATAACTTCTTTTGGAATGACATGCCAGTGTTTTGAATAGTTAAGACAAATTTATCAGTGTTTGTTTCCTTTTAACGAAGGTGCTGAAATCAAGTGGTCCTTTGAGATAAAACTGTTTAGACGCATGTAACATACATTGAAAtgttcatatttatttaaagtaccATACAAtgtattaaatgtgttttattccTGCCATTGTTGTTAAAGGAAgtatgattttttataatttttaattgtcTGTTATCCTTGATGTGTTTTTAACAGAGTGTGGCTGTACAGGTTTTATGATCACGTTCTTTTCTCACTGAAACTTTGAACATCCTTATTCAGATATTTCCGAATGACTGATTTTTAACTGATCTAAAATATTGATGTATTCATGTATTATTGATAGCTTTGTAGTCTTAGATGTTTAGCTAAATATTAGTCTTGCCAGTGATTTGTTTCCCTGCATGTCGCATTGCACTGGACATAAGAAATATTGGGCTTGCCTCTGTATCCCGGTGCATCCTTCCAATGGGTCTTATTAGCACTCTCACATGTACAATTCCTGCCAGATTTTATCATTGATTTGTATCACAAATGTCGTCAAGTTTATTTTAACAGTGCCAATAAGCtataaaagagttatgccccttgggaATAAGTATgaattatatggaaaattgcatcAATAGAGCTCTGTGTACAATTTCTGCCAGTATTTGTGAAAGTTATATTGTTTTTGGTTTATACATCCAATGTTTTGGACAATTTAGAATATTGATGCTGATGAatcatttttaaaagagttatggtTTTCAGAAATATTAATAAGATAGCAAATTGAATTGTGAATAGCACGCTGATGCgtcaattcttgccagatttttataaaacttatattttagttttatttcagAAATGACTTTGACAAGTTAAAAAACTGTGCAGAACACTTATTCTTAAAAGAGGTAACGTTATTCTCTTTAGAAGTATGAATTATATGGAGCATTGTGTTTTTAgtgctctcatgtgtacaattcttgacAGATTTCTATGAAACTTGTAATATGTTTATTACTAAAATGTCTCTTACAAGCTTTAAAAGTCAGTGCCAAACAGttactttttaaaagagttatgccccttagaaatataattatttgGAAATTTGCATATTAGTATTTATATCACATGTACAATTTTGCCAGATTTTTGtaatcaaattcatatcaaaggtTTATAAGAGTTATGTCTacgacaattttgaaaataagtgtcaatcaaatatttttaatgagtTATGCCCTTTTGAAATAGCAAAgatattttacacttattttttgaaatagtttCATTGAACAAATAAAATGTGTGCAGCACAAGGCGCATAggaattttgttaatttattcttACTTATGAATTATgtgtgaaatattaaaaaaagtgaaTTGTTGTGTGTATGTTAACTTATATGTTGAAATCTGTTTCAGTGTATAAACTATTTATTATTCTTCATATACCagttatatgaaaataaggagatgtggtgtacAGCTTTACAATCTTTGTGATAAAGAGCTGTTTAAGCTAAAGATAAAGAGGTATTAAAGGCAAATACATatatgacattttcagaaaaaaaaaaacaacatttttctttCAGTTTAAATTACATATTTGACCACAAAGTGATATATGTATCATTTGGTTCTGCATACCACAAAAGCTGCAGAATGAGAGACTTGGGGATGTGAATCCTACAACTATgttagcttcttttttttttaaaacattttgtccTACTTAAGACCATTCAACTACATTTATTGTGTTGAGAAAAGAAGTGAGtgtgatttctattcattttgatACATTTTACTTTCAAAGAAAGTGTCTGATGTCAAGTGTTGACTTGCAgttttaaacaatttattgagatgtatgttcatattttgaatttattaaacaattcaaacgaataaTTAGTTATCCTTTaggaataaaatttgtaaatataaaacatttaattgtGGTAAAAACAGTTGAAGATTGATAATTGTTACTTATTTGTTGTGCCACAGGGGATATGGTAATGGTCTCTGCCTGTCCCTCTATCTAAAACACATCTATACTGGGTTCGACGGcttacagaaaagagcgacgatttacagaaaagaaccgaaaaggaccgaaaaggaccaaaaagaaccgaaaaggaccgaaaagaaccgaaaaggagaTCGAAGTTTTTTGTAATCGAAGAAAATTAGCAAATTGCAAAATTATATAAgtctattataaataaaaagatatatttcaCAAAGTTCATCTTAGGTTTAGAAACCTTATACTGCGACAGGACTACATATAATAACTTACTgtacatgtgaaaaattataGGTAGGGTCGGATGCCTATCTTATGGAATAGAAAACATAgaacagacaagaaaacaaaagatATTAATGCAGTACTGTCAAACAATCGTTCTACGTGAATTATATTTATAAGCTAAGTGCCATTATTTTGTTCAATCTTGGTCGCTAATTCATTTCGAACATTACAACAGTTCCTTATAATTTTTTTGGAATGTGTTCCATTCAtcagtgaatatatatatatatatataacacggACATTCGGACAAtcggacaaaaacaaaataaaacaaaatatcgttTAAAACATGACGGAAAACTTTATATGTAGGAGTTATTGAATAAATACGAATATTTCGTTCTTTTCGTGTgtgtattaaatattaaatgaaaacacATTGATTGTTACTTTGACACGTTAAACCTGTCAAGGATTTGAATTCGTCAAGGAAAAGCCCCGTTATCTCCATGCACAAGTTTCTCTATAGATACATGTAGCACCACAGGCCAACATTGATCACCATCTGACATCATTCCACTAATCTGCATATCTGTTTTAAGTGGTTTATTAGataaaattaatagaaatcaACAGGCCATTAACTTTTTCACACCCTTTAATCTATACGCTATTATGGCGGCTATATAAAGTGTAAACCATTATCAATTATACCGAAAGCGGATGcgcttttcatttatttatatttcttgaaaGACGAAATGAAATGACTGTGTTTTgcacaaaatttataatatatagataatgacgtatttttttattgattaatctCCTTTTATTCCCATGTAGCCCATGTAGCCCATCGTTTTATACCGTAAATTGAATTAAGAAATTGAAACGAATCAAGAAAATCGTAAAGTTTGCCAAGGTTTACATGTAGCAGGAATTgaaattttcttcaaatgttttttaCAATTCTATTTTCGAGAACAACGGAAAtgacactttgattttttttttcaaaaatatttaaatgcctTAATCTGATACAGAGAAATCTAACCTTTTTTGTAAGTCTACATGTCCATATAAATGTACAATCTAAATTTGAATTATACATTCCTTTATTACGAGGTGGGACATTGGTGTATAGATATATacattgttttaactttaaataataatCAATAATTATATGTATGCTCTTTTCGGTtttttttggtccttttcggttctttttggtccttttcggttcttttcggttcttttctgtaaatcgtcgctcttttctgtaaatcgttggaCCGTCTATACtcacaatagatataagaagatgtggtataagtgccaatgagaaaactctcgatccaagtcacaatttataaaagtaaaccatttggCATAAAGCTTTCATACTTGGtacaattgtttatatttttgttatattctcTTGACCATGATGCTATATCCTCAGATGGATTTGAGGAGATATAGGACTTTGATTACAGTATTTATCTTTATATGAccacaaattttatatttatattatgttaTGGCAATGTCTGCTTCGTCTACCAAAGACATTTTGTTTCTCAGACAATAACATGAGTTTAAGAGTATGAATGGCTATGAAATTGTAACACTAAGTTCCATTACACTATATGAAaattggaattgattttgggcgTCATAGCCCAAACCATTTAAGAATATAGGGCCGAAAAGGAGCCAAAAACGGATTTTCTggtttcctgaaaataatttaagtCTTTTGATTGCTTTGAAATTGTGCCACACAGTTCCATTTGAAATTT from Mytilus galloprovincialis chromosome 2, xbMytGall1.hap1.1, whole genome shotgun sequence encodes:
- the LOC143064169 gene encoding uncharacterized protein LOC143064169 isoform X2; this translates as MSVLDISVRNPVTHNTWDKGRYTSYEIAVNTSNKSFCLSESTTRRRYSEFEWLRKTLKNHHPLVTPPQLPPKKYFGDRFDSSFIAFRMTGLEDFLNNLLLEKVFLSDTTMHLFLQTNLTIKEMKDYIEGKISAFSLDSLWKANGVKENCRHMTSSSLNFTITKCQYYTCIVYFREFRSLSTTEENNEWAHVNKDEPTKSENLNVDECRDSNNSDISSSFSDEEDRLTEYPSVTLVAYVNSGEHDSGVSSNTEKSSSPELLKPNSSQRTSETIHSDTTNVQVDFENDHQVSDNFSINTTKR